GCCAGGAGGAGATCTTGCTGATCTGGCGACAGGTAAAGACCGTGCTGATAGAGGGAATTGTAGTCGGCCATTGTATTCAGAATATCGCAGTCGATAGTGATGATCAGAGCGGGAAGGTGTTGAAACTGTGGGGAAGTGTCAAGTGTTGCTCAACAAAGGTAATCTCCAAGTAATGATAGATTCGATGAGAAGCAGGCCGGGCTTCCCGCCCGTTTGTTGTATCGATAGGTGGCCCCCAGAGacgggttgaggaggaggggtccCGGTACGATGACACCGGCAGAGACCAGAGGAGGGGCACGAGTTTAATTTTTCGAAGACTGAAACAAACCACCAACAGCTGTCACGTCACCGTGAACTGCAAGTAGAGTTGTTGGGGGGAAGCAATTTGAGTCTGGAAGACTCTAGAAGGTGTTGGGGAGACGGAGTGTTGCGGGAGAAGTGAGATTCGGAAGACAGATGAAGTTGAGGATGACAATGCGTGAAGGAGAGGCGCAAGGCAGGCGAGAAGCACAAGCCGCAAAGAGGTCTGTCTGACGAGCCAAAACGGGGCTAAGGAGAGGCAGACCAAAGACGAATCACAGGTCGTGAAAGAGGGCGAGAGGGccggaggggagaggggctGGTAAGTGAGACGAagatgggaagaggaggatgatgcaaGATGGATGAGAGGTAGGGGGATGCAGTAGGGCGAAAGAATGCGAGACCCGTCGTTAAGGGTCTAGCCGAATGGAACGAAATTGTGGCACCGGGTAGGGGGGGGAAGATTGGTTCTTGATGCGGgttggaagaaaggaagagggggggggaagagagagagcgtgagaagaggagaaggaagaggaggccgtGGATGGAACAAGACAAGCCtagtagtgagtagtagatggaatggaatctTCGACTGAACTAAGAGGGGGGCGATGGCCTCGAGGGGCGGTGGGTAgaatggaagatgatgattggcTATGAAACCCTGCAGAAGGCAAAAAGTGTAGCCTGAGGTGTTCTGCCGGTGCAAACCTCAGGCTGCGAGTGGGGAAGCCAGTGACTCCTGCTTAGAAATCCAACCCGAAAATCCTCTGCGGTTTTTCTCTCTTCGCCCATTTGCTTCTTTACCACTTCGGCATTGCTTGGTTCCTTGGTTGGTCACCTCTTCACAATCATCAACCTGACGATGGATTTAAGTCTCGCAACACTCTTCAGCCTGAAACTGGTACGAGGCACTAGTATTTAGTCTCTGCCTCCTATCTAGCTAGTCTATCTACGCCATCGCTAGATAGGTAGATGTCTGCCCCCCTTCCTGGCGAAATTGGGACTATCCTTTGTCTGGACGATGCTACTCCGTACTAAACGAACCGATCGACTGTCTCACCCAAGAAAAGTGACTCATGGGGCGCCACTTTTCTCGGACGCGGACACGGGTTCTTTCGTTCGCCGTCACCTCACCGCCCCCCAGCTTCAGTGTTAAGACCAGACAGACCCTCCGACTTTCGGTGCTCATGCTGATGCCTATCACTCTGCGATCTCGGATGCCTCGGAAGGATTACTGTATTCCAAATAGTTGCCCGTCAACCGCGTGTTTCTCCATATGAGTATTTGTAGCAGCTAGGAATTATCTCGAGTGCACCTCGTAAGCCGGGGATAACCTAGATTATTTGGCCAGAGCTCCCCTACTCTCGGTCGAATGCATGGCCACCCCGACCGATCACAACCGGGGCAAGCGGTGTGAAACCCACTAGGGATCTGGATCTCCGATGCTTAAGGTTTAGCCTATGGCAACGAGTAGTCTGCCACGGCTGACGAGTCCTAAGATTGGATGGCCATTGATCTCCCCGCCCTGTTTTGACTGCTGGACTGCCGCTGCCACTGCCCCATCAGTATCAACTGTTGCTGTAGCCTGTAGCCTGTAGCCTGTGGCATGTGGCATGTAGCCTGATAACGCGGTTGGACGGACACCTGGCAGATCTCGGGCCAATTATCACCCCCATCGGTTGGCCTTTGTTCCGCAGCCGAATGACGTGAGGATCGACTGTGGAAGCGGACACCAACCAGGTGTTGACCCGTTGACCCGTAGCTTAGATTGTGGATGCGGGCGTGGCCTGAGATCGGAGCTTTTCTGGACTTCGACGGCCTGTCTTTAATGTAACCGTGGGGAAGTCGAACCGGGACTAGATAGTGACCGGCCCAAGCCTGAAGTTGCAGGAATTATTGCTACTTTGCCATAAGCGTCAGTAACCCAGAACGTCCACTAGTGAGTTAGTGATGAATGGTACTTTGTAGCAGGAGCTAGCGAACGCAGATAACGGATAAGCTAAACATGTGATTTGCGCCCATGCATCTGTGGCGGTGCGAATGCACGTGATAGTCACGAGCCGCAACGGGGCCCCCGCCACAGCCCAGTCTTATCCCCAAAGGCGACTTCTCTTATCTGCAAAACCTCAGATTTGCTCCAGCCCGACCGCCACTCCACCCCAACGACTGCCATCATCCTGCGCACTCGCCATTCTTTCATCCTTTGGTTTCCCGCAGGACGTAATTAATTACCTTCTCTCTTTACTGCCTTTAATAACACAACAATGTCGGACGTCGCTGCCCTGGAGGCAGAAGTCAAGGAGTTCAAGCTCCAGGTACGCGCCTACATAGCCATGACCGTCCGTCCGTGACTAACCGTCACTCTCCCAGCTTGAAACCGTCCAATCGAGTTTGCAGGTAGACCCAGACAACACGGAATTGCAGAGTCTCAAAACtgagctggaagaacttaTAAACCTCACCGAAACATCCATTGCCGAACTCAAACCTCCCGCGCCTGCCGTGTCCCAGCCGCCGGCGTCCGCGGCCAAGGACAATAGGGCCAAGGATTCCTACGCTTCTCAACCAACATACCGCAAACCGACGGTCGAACAAACGGACGAACCGTCAACTCAGACCTCCTTTTCCGTGAACGAGCACGTTCTCGCCCGGTGGGTGTCGGGCGACAACTCGTTCTACCCAGCGCGTatcacctccatcaccgGCTCTGCGAGCAACCCCGTGTATCTTGTCTCGTTCAAGTCCTATGGGACGGTGGAAAATCTAACCTCCAAAGACATCAGGCCCATCTCCGGCAATGACTCGCGAAAGCGCAAGGCTGATGCAAGCTCAGGCAATTCCTCATCACAATCTccggcgccgccgccgccccaCTCGAGCGTgatctccgccgccgcggACATTAATCCCGCGTTGGCCAACCAGGCGCGTAAGGAGCCGAGCAAGGTGAGCGATGGGCCGGCGCGCCCGGCTAAGGTGCCCCGGAAGGTGAAGGCTACGCGGGAGCTCGAGGCGGGCAagatgaagtggaaggatTTTGCCAGCAAGGGTAAATTGGGTCGCAAGGAGAGCATGTTCCGCACGGGCGATGGAGTAAATGCCCGAGGTGAGTGGACTCTTCCGATAGACCACGTGCGACAGCACACTGACTGCAATAGTGGGCTTCACTGGCTCTGGCCAGCAGATGCGCAAAGACCCTGGACGTTCACGACACGTCTACCAGCagggcgaagaggaaggctACTAACTGGGCCTCAAGATGGATGGGCTTCACtctgttatttttctgtCCCTACCGTGTGTCACATCGCTAACGGGCTATGGTGTCAGATCTAGTGAAGCGAGCCAGTCGTACATACTATAAAATTTTGATATCCAGACGCATCATTGTTAATGATGTGATGCGACATTGTAGTAACTTTGTGTTCATGTCTACTTTTGGATCACTGTTCTATTTGTAGCGTGCCATCTAGCTGGAAA
The window above is part of the Aspergillus luchuensis IFO 4308 DNA, chromosome 8, nearly complete sequence genome. Proteins encoded here:
- a CDS encoding uncharacterized protein (COG:A;~EggNog:ENOG410PH53;~InterPro:IPR002999,IPR041297;~PFAM:PF18115), coding for MSDVAALEAEVKEFKLQLETVQSSLQVDPDNTELQSLKTELEELINLTETSIAELKPPAPAVSQPPASAAKDNRAKDSYASQPTYRKPTVEQTDEPSTQTSFSVNEHVLARWVSGDNSFYPARITSITGSASNPVYLVSFKSYGTVENLTSKDIRPISGNDSRKRKADASSGNSSSQSPAPPPPHSSVISAAADINPALANQARKEPSKVSDGPARPAKVPRKVKATRELEAGKMKWKDFASKGKLGRKESMFRTGDGVNARVGFTGSGQQMRKDPGRSRHVYQQGEEEGY